A window from Primulina huaijiensis isolate GDHJ02 chromosome 11, ASM1229523v2, whole genome shotgun sequence encodes these proteins:
- the LOC140987412 gene encoding DNA-directed RNA polymerases II, IV and V subunit 8B-like isoform X1, whose protein sequence is MAEFYFDEIIKVHKVDNQVVYDKVSRIIARSEVEEFYLELDVNKEIYPMLPSEKYRMVITNTLLMDGSAVTCYFLENCITEFSSWDIYINRRFFTIINFVCSNIWAEEFVTRLVIYLGKQKSLADKFEYVMHGLSYKMSEVQVKTDDGNSDAKVAVYVSFGGLQLLLRGDPLKVHKFKVDQKLFLLLRKI, encoded by the exons ATGGCAGAGTTTTACTTTGACGAGATAATCAAGGTCCATAAAGTGGATAATCAAGTTGTATATGACAAGG tttCGCGTATCATCGCAAGAAGTGAAGTTGAGGAGTTTTATCTGGAGTTAGATGTGAACAAAGAAATATATCCTATGCTCCCGAGTGAGAAATACCGAATGGTGATAACTAACACTCTGTTGATGGATGGTTCGGCTGTTACATGCTACTTTCTTGAG AACTGTATTACCGAATTTTCGAGTTGGGACATATACATCAATAGACGGTTCTTCACAATTATCAATTTTGTGTGTTCGAACATCTGGGCAGAAGAGTTTGTTACAAGGCTTGTGATTTATTTG GGCAAACAAAAATCACTTGCAGACAAATTTGAGTATGTGATGCATGGCCTTTCGTATAAAATGTCAGAAGTTCAAGTAAAGACTGATGATGGAAACAGTGATGCTAAAGT GGCTGTCTATGTTTCATTTGGAGGCCTTCAATTGCTGCTGAGAGGCGATCCCCTGAAGGTGCACAAGTTTAAAGTCGACCAGAAGCTGTTTCTTCTGTTGCGAAAGATATGA
- the LOC140987412 gene encoding DNA-directed RNA polymerases II, IV and V subunit 8B-like isoform X2: MAEFYFDEIIKVHKVDNQVVYDKVSRIIARSEVEEFYLELDVNKEIYPMLPSEKYRMVITNTLLMDGSAVTCYFLEGKQKSLADKFEYVMHGLSYKMSEVQVKTDDGNSDAKVAVYVSFGGLQLLLRGDPLKVHKFKVDQKLFLLLRKI, encoded by the exons ATGGCAGAGTTTTACTTTGACGAGATAATCAAGGTCCATAAAGTGGATAATCAAGTTGTATATGACAAGG tttCGCGTATCATCGCAAGAAGTGAAGTTGAGGAGTTTTATCTGGAGTTAGATGTGAACAAAGAAATATATCCTATGCTCCCGAGTGAGAAATACCGAATGGTGATAACTAACACTCTGTTGATGGATGGTTCGGCTGTTACATGCTACTTTCTTGAG GGCAAACAAAAATCACTTGCAGACAAATTTGAGTATGTGATGCATGGCCTTTCGTATAAAATGTCAGAAGTTCAAGTAAAGACTGATGATGGAAACAGTGATGCTAAAGT GGCTGTCTATGTTTCATTTGGAGGCCTTCAATTGCTGCTGAGAGGCGATCCCCTGAAGGTGCACAAGTTTAAAGTCGACCAGAAGCTGTTTCTTCTGTTGCGAAAGATATGA